In a single window of the Etheostoma spectabile isolate EspeVRDwgs_2016 chromosome 3, UIUC_Espe_1.0, whole genome shotgun sequence genome:
- the ssh2a gene encoding protein phosphatase Slingshot homolog 2 isoform X6, producing MTRWSQKIRSTSCDLQKHLQTMFTVLRPEDTIRLAVRLESAFPQVTRYMVVVSTNGRQDTEESIVLGMDFVSSDSCCSVGLVLPLWSDTLIHLDGDGGFSVSTVNRVHIFKPVSVQAMWSALQSLHKACEVARCHNYYPGSLFLTWVSYYQSRVASNQFCVNEWNAMQDVESHRANSPVLFTDLPTERERTERLIKMRLREIMMQKDLENVTCKEIRTELEMQMVCNLREFKEFIDNEMIVILGQMDSPTEIFEHVYLGSEWNASNLEELQNSGVHYILNVTREIDNFFPGMFEYHNIRVYDEEATNLLEYWNETYKFITKAKKAGAKCLVHCKMGVSRSASTVIAYAMKEYGWDLDTAFDYVKERRAVTKPNPSFMKQLEEYQGILLASKQRHNKLWRSHSDSDLSDRPEWMCKPQSHSLDRSNSHNNNTSSPSLHHFLGAAVLQALGAEPEDSAKSNATHTSDSHTDSNGVCDSPGQEEVRSDCGYPPLLPLPRPRAEGLDNSSSVAVTVPVALPHPPPSLHIVPPTPELQRAFRCPPTHLSISVPKHKPVELSLNLPEQSSSEEISPLPLGSTDSDTTDQSLSDSASDKHSPLSPANITTLPLDILLAASDDNNNPSELQIGNSLDDRTEADGSSIHSADSIDFFSAREKFLGLAQDGRSRTLSEQAQQKTNLSLEENGETEDKGEEEQGNGTNQVSPQSEDSVEKASPDRPHHPYHDNGVSVRHIVTEIEAISHPASCLPTPSSSSSSPSSSSSLLPSSYSPQLIRPEHLMEAETSEVTHGSLTPPSQPQSPSMLPCDWPAGSVRRATKQLEQKLRQEMGKAASQRSPVHSPSAEHPPVRLFLCPLSTEHPPLHFPQDCTEESITQGEITAGSAMSKDREKHKESQTELNSSDTDHLPDPSCSPKSNISQSSGAILINMPTSIDSHMLTSSLASTSPLEDLSLDSSAQSQRQSQLHNQSQQHLTPPQGCYNQITLDGVTVQESDTDVRLESCPQGERGGCDPGCDAESRLAHGSQELERIQQTLRELQAFLHEGVCLETTDSEDYELGQPQGLRDSVMDTEPGSCKGGSSEQTPPGLEVGQRLRERQEGKSFLEPIVWHRAMELEARIRQAGLTPPSFMKRSASLAKLDCLELSANDLSDLDLRPHTRTTSSHSQDSFSLSTSHPDDTWKKQKVLAQNSLSRGARDLDESLSSPSLCFSSAPHQFPKEDTGERDEPESSGSGTSATTRQQGRGHSSRRSHKGSAEKKQRAVTVLYNTM from the exons ATGACGCGGTGGAGTCAGAAAATCAGATCAACCAGCT GTGACCTCCAGAAACATCTTCAGACCATGTTCACTGTGCTGCGGCCGGAGGATACCATCCGACTG GCTGTGCGTCTGGAGAGCGCCTTCCCTCAGGTAACCCGCTACATGGTGGTGGTCTCCACCAATGGTAGACAGGACACGGAGGAGAGCATCGTGCTAGGCATGGACTTTGTCTCCTCTGATAG CTGCTGTTCCGTGGGTCTGGTTCTACCTCTGTGGAGTGACACTTTGATCCACTTGGATGGAGATGG TGGTTTCAGTGTGTCAACGGTGAACAGGGTTCATATTTTCAAGCCAGTTTCTGTACAGGCCATGTG GTCAGCCCTGCAGTCGCTCCACAAAGCCTGCGAGGTAGCCCGCTGTCATAACTACTACCCGGGCAGCCTGTTCCTGACCTGGGTCAGCTACTACCAGAGCAGGGTCGCCTCTAACCAGTTCTGCGTCAATGAGTGGAACGCCATGCAAGACGTCGAGTCGCACCGTGCCAATTCACCCGTTCTCTTCACAGACCT GCCCACGGAGAGGGAACGCACAGAAAGGCTGATTAAGATGCGCCTCAGAGAGATCATGAtgcagaaagacctggagaacGTCACCTGTAAGGAG ATCCGAACAGAGCTGGAGATGCAGATGGTGTGTAACCTGAGGGAGTTCAAGGAGTTCATAGACAATGAGATGATAGTCATCCTGGGACAGATGGACAGTCCCACTGAAATCTTTGAACATGTCTATCTG GGCTCTGAGTGGAATGCCTCTAACCTGGAGGAGCTGCAGAACAGCGG AGTGCACTACATCCTGAACGTGACCAGGGAGATAGACAACTTCTTCCCGGGGATGTTTGAGTACCACAACATCCGAGTGTACGACGAAGAGGCCACCAACTTGCTGGAGTACTGGAACGAGACCTACAAGTTCATCACCAAAGCCAA GAAAGCTGGTGCTAAGTGTCTGGTTCACTGTAAAATGGGTGTGAGTCGTTCCGCCTCCACAGTGATCGCCTATGCCATGAAGGAGTATGGCTGGGACTTGGACACTGCCTTTGACTACGTAAAAGAGAGACGGGCGGTCACCAAACCAAACCCTTCCTTTATGAAACAGCTGGAGGAGTATCAGGGAATTCTGCTAGCCAG CAAACAAAGGCATAATAAGCTATGGCGCTCACACTCTGACAGTGACCTGTCAGATCGCCCGGAGTGGATGTGTAAACCTCAGTCTCACTCTCTGGACCGCTCCAActctcacaacaacaacacttccTCCCCCTCCTTACATCACTTCCTAGGTGCGGCCGTGCTGCAAGCACTTGGTGCTGAACCCGAAGACTCTGCCAAATCAAACGCCACACACACCTCTGACTCCCACACAGACTCGAACGGTGTGTGTGACTCACCAGGTCAGGAGGAGGTCAGATCAGATTGTGGATACCCTCCCCTGCTTCCCCTCCCCAGACCCCGAGCAGAAGGACTGGATAATTCATCGAGTGTGGCTGTCACTGTGCCTGTTGCTCTACCCCACCCTCCACCATCACTCCACATCGTACCCCCCACTCCTGAACTGCAGCGTGCTTTCCGGTGTCCTCCCACACATCTGTCCATTTCAGTGCCCAAACACAAACCAGTGGAACTGTCCCTCAATTTGCCTGAGCAAAGCAGCTCAGAAGAaatctctcctctccctttggGATCCACCGACTCCGACACAACAGATCAATCATTATCTGATTCAGCGAGTGACAAACACAGCCCCCTCAGCCCTGCTAACATCACTACCCTCCCCCTGGATATTCTCCTTGCTGCCAGTGATGACAACAATAACCCCAGTGAGTTACAGATAGGCAACTCCTTGGACGACCGCACCGAGGCCGATGGGTCGTCCATCCACAGCGCAGACAGCATCGACTTCTTCAGTGCCAGGGAAAAGTTTCTGGGCCTTGCCCAAGATGGCAGGTCCCGGACACTTTCTGAGCAGGCACAACAGAAGACAAATCTGTCCCTCGAGGAAAATGGAGAAACTGAAGATAAGGGTGAAGAGGAGCAAGGAAATGGGACAAATCAG GTGTCTCCACAGTCTGAAGACAGCGTCGAGAAAGCCAGCCCTGACCGACCTCATCACCCTTATCATGACAATGGAGTATCAGTCCGCCATATCGTTACAGAGATTGAAGCCATAAGCCACCCTGCCTCCTGCCTCCctactccctcctcctcctcttcctccccctcttcctcttcctcactcCTTCCATCCTCCTACAGTCCTCAGCTAATCCGACCAGAACATCTGATGGAGGCAGAGACTTCAGAAGTCACGCACGGCTCTCTAACTCCACCTTCCCAGCCACAGTCTCCCTCCATGCTGCCGTGCGATTGGCCGGCAGGCTCGGTACGGCGAGCCACAAAGCAGCTGGAGCAGAAGCTGAGGCAGGAAATGGGGAAGGCTGCATCTCAGCGATCTCCGGTGCACTCCCCCAGTGCTGAACACCCTCCTGTCAGACTGTTCCTGTGTCCCCTGAGCACTGAACATCCTCCCCTTCACTTCCCTCAGGACTGCACAGAAGAAAGTATCACTCAGGGAGAGATCACGGCCGGATCTGCTATGTCCAAAGATAGAGAAAAGCATAAAGAGTCACAAACAGAGCTCAACTCCTCAGACACGGACCACCTCCCTGACCCTTCATGCTCCCCCAAATCAAATATCAGCCAATCCTCTGGTGCTATTCTTATCAATATGCCAACATCCATAGATAGCCATATGCTGACATCATCACTGGCCTCTACTAGTCCGTTAGAAGACTTATCTCTAGATTCCTCAGCCCAGTCCCAAAGACAGAGCCAGCTCCACAACCAAAGCCAGCAACATCTGACCCCGCCTCAGGGCTGTTATAACCAAATAACTCTGGATGGGGTTACAGTGCAGGAGTCAGACACAGATGTGAGGCTGGAATCCTGTCCCCAGGGCGAGCGAGGGGGCTGTGATCCCGGCTGTGACGCCGAGAGCAGGCTGGCTCATGGCAGCCAGGAACTGGAGAGGATTCAGCAAACACTAAGAGAGCTGCAGGCTTTCCTCCATGAGGGTGTCTGCCTGGAGACGACAGACAGCGAAGATTACGAACTGGGGCAGCCTCAGGGCCTGAGAGACTCAGTTATGGACACAGAGCCAGGATCTTGTAAAGGGGGAAGTTCTGAACAAACCCCTCCAGGCCTGGAAGTAGGGCAGAGGCTCCGAGAGAGACAAGAGGGGAAGAGTTTTCTGGAGCCGATAGTGTGGCACAGAGCCATGGAGCTTGAGGCTCGTATCCGCCAGGCGGGCCTCACCCCTCCTTCTTTCATGAAGAGGTCGGCCTCCTTAGCTAAACTGGACTGTCTGGAGCTCTCAGCCAATGACCTCAGCGACTTAGATTTGAGGCCACACACCAGGACGACATCATCACACTCCCAGGACTCTTTCTCTTTGTCGACATCTCATCCCGACGACACCTGGAAAAAGCAGAAGGTGTTGGCTCAAAACAGTCTGTCCCGTGGCGCCAGGGATCTCGACGAGTCATTGTCATCACCGTCCCTCTGCTTCTCCTCTGCCCCTCATCAATTCCCAAAAGAGGACACGGGCGAGAGGGACGAGCCAGAAAGCAGCGGGAGCGGCACATCCGCTACAACACGTCAGCAGGGGAGGGGACACTCATCTAGACGGTCTCACAAAGGCTCTGCTGAGAAAAAGCAGCGAGCCGTCACTGTGCTATACAATACCATGTAA
- the ssh2a gene encoding protein phosphatase Slingshot homolog 2 isoform X2, whose product MALVTVQRSPTPSTTSSPSVSESGSGEDDRRSQPRSISESFLTVKGAALFLPWGNSPTPNSAPRISQRRNKHTGDLQKHLQTMFTVLRPEDTIRLAVRLESAFPQVTRYMVVVSTNGRQDTEESIVLGMDFVSSDSCCSVGLVLPLWSDTLIHLDGDGGFSVSTVNRVHIFKPVSVQAMWSALQSLHKACEVARCHNYYPGSLFLTWVSYYQSRVASNQFCVNEWNAMQDVESHRANSPVLFTDLPTERERTERLIKMRLREIMMQKDLENVTCKEIRTELEMQMVCNLREFKEFIDNEMIVILGQMDSPTEIFEHVYLGSEWNASNLEELQNSGVHYILNVTREIDNFFPGMFEYHNIRVYDEEATNLLEYWNETYKFITKAKKAGAKCLVHCKMGVSRSASTVIAYAMKEYGWDLDTAFDYVKERRAVTKPNPSFMKQLEEYQGILLASKQRHNKLWRSHSDSDLSDRPEWMCKPQSHSLDRSNSHNNNTSSPSLHHFLGAAVLQALGAEPEDSAKSNATHTSDSHTDSNGVCDSPGQEEVRSDCGYPPLLPLPRPRAEGLDNSSSVAVTVPVALPHPPPSLHIVPPTPELQRAFRCPPTHLSISVPKHKPVELSLNLPEQSSSEEISPLPLGSTDSDTTDQSLSDSASDKHSPLSPANITTLPLDILLAASDDNNNPSELQIGNSLDDRTEADGSSIHSADSIDFFSAREKFLGLAQDGRSRTLSEQAQQKTNLSLEENGETEDKGEEEQGNGTNQVSPQSEDSVEKASPDRPHHPYHDNGVSVRHIVTEIEAISHPASCLPTPSSSSSSPSSSSSLLPSSYSPQLIRPEHLMEAETSEVTHGSLTPPSQPQSPSMLPCDWPAGSVRRATKQLEQKLRQEMGKAASQRSPVHSPSAEHPPVRLFLCPLSTEHPPLHFPQDCTEESITQGEITAGSAMSKDREKHKESQTELNSSDTDHLPDPSCSPKSNISQSSGAILINMPTSIDSHMLTSSLASTSPLEDLSLDSSAQSQRQSQLHNQSQQHLTPPQGCYNQITLDGVTVQESDTDVRLESCPQGERGGCDPGCDAESRLAHGSQELERIQQTLRELQAFLHEGVCLETTDSEDYELGQPQGLRDSVMDTEPGSCKGGSSEQTPPGLEVGQRLRERQEGKSFLEPIVWHRAMELEARIRQAGLTPPSFMKRSASLAKLDCLELSANDLSDLDLRPHTRTTSSHSQDSFSLSTSHPDDTWKKQKVLAQNSLSRGARDLDESLSSPSLCFSSAPHQFPKEDTGERDEPESSGSGTSATTRQQGRGHSSRRSHKGSAEKKQRAVTVLYNTM is encoded by the exons TATCAGTGAGAGTTTCCTCACCGTAAAAGGTGCAGCCCTGTTCCTTCCCTGGGGAAATAGTCCTACACCTAACTCTGCACCTCGCATCAGCCAGCGCAGGAACAAGCACACAG GTGACCTCCAGAAACATCTTCAGACCATGTTCACTGTGCTGCGGCCGGAGGATACCATCCGACTG GCTGTGCGTCTGGAGAGCGCCTTCCCTCAGGTAACCCGCTACATGGTGGTGGTCTCCACCAATGGTAGACAGGACACGGAGGAGAGCATCGTGCTAGGCATGGACTTTGTCTCCTCTGATAG CTGCTGTTCCGTGGGTCTGGTTCTACCTCTGTGGAGTGACACTTTGATCCACTTGGATGGAGATGG TGGTTTCAGTGTGTCAACGGTGAACAGGGTTCATATTTTCAAGCCAGTTTCTGTACAGGCCATGTG GTCAGCCCTGCAGTCGCTCCACAAAGCCTGCGAGGTAGCCCGCTGTCATAACTACTACCCGGGCAGCCTGTTCCTGACCTGGGTCAGCTACTACCAGAGCAGGGTCGCCTCTAACCAGTTCTGCGTCAATGAGTGGAACGCCATGCAAGACGTCGAGTCGCACCGTGCCAATTCACCCGTTCTCTTCACAGACCT GCCCACGGAGAGGGAACGCACAGAAAGGCTGATTAAGATGCGCCTCAGAGAGATCATGAtgcagaaagacctggagaacGTCACCTGTAAGGAG ATCCGAACAGAGCTGGAGATGCAGATGGTGTGTAACCTGAGGGAGTTCAAGGAGTTCATAGACAATGAGATGATAGTCATCCTGGGACAGATGGACAGTCCCACTGAAATCTTTGAACATGTCTATCTG GGCTCTGAGTGGAATGCCTCTAACCTGGAGGAGCTGCAGAACAGCGG AGTGCACTACATCCTGAACGTGACCAGGGAGATAGACAACTTCTTCCCGGGGATGTTTGAGTACCACAACATCCGAGTGTACGACGAAGAGGCCACCAACTTGCTGGAGTACTGGAACGAGACCTACAAGTTCATCACCAAAGCCAA GAAAGCTGGTGCTAAGTGTCTGGTTCACTGTAAAATGGGTGTGAGTCGTTCCGCCTCCACAGTGATCGCCTATGCCATGAAGGAGTATGGCTGGGACTTGGACACTGCCTTTGACTACGTAAAAGAGAGACGGGCGGTCACCAAACCAAACCCTTCCTTTATGAAACAGCTGGAGGAGTATCAGGGAATTCTGCTAGCCAG CAAACAAAGGCATAATAAGCTATGGCGCTCACACTCTGACAGTGACCTGTCAGATCGCCCGGAGTGGATGTGTAAACCTCAGTCTCACTCTCTGGACCGCTCCAActctcacaacaacaacacttccTCCCCCTCCTTACATCACTTCCTAGGTGCGGCCGTGCTGCAAGCACTTGGTGCTGAACCCGAAGACTCTGCCAAATCAAACGCCACACACACCTCTGACTCCCACACAGACTCGAACGGTGTGTGTGACTCACCAGGTCAGGAGGAGGTCAGATCAGATTGTGGATACCCTCCCCTGCTTCCCCTCCCCAGACCCCGAGCAGAAGGACTGGATAATTCATCGAGTGTGGCTGTCACTGTGCCTGTTGCTCTACCCCACCCTCCACCATCACTCCACATCGTACCCCCCACTCCTGAACTGCAGCGTGCTTTCCGGTGTCCTCCCACACATCTGTCCATTTCAGTGCCCAAACACAAACCAGTGGAACTGTCCCTCAATTTGCCTGAGCAAAGCAGCTCAGAAGAaatctctcctctccctttggGATCCACCGACTCCGACACAACAGATCAATCATTATCTGATTCAGCGAGTGACAAACACAGCCCCCTCAGCCCTGCTAACATCACTACCCTCCCCCTGGATATTCTCCTTGCTGCCAGTGATGACAACAATAACCCCAGTGAGTTACAGATAGGCAACTCCTTGGACGACCGCACCGAGGCCGATGGGTCGTCCATCCACAGCGCAGACAGCATCGACTTCTTCAGTGCCAGGGAAAAGTTTCTGGGCCTTGCCCAAGATGGCAGGTCCCGGACACTTTCTGAGCAGGCACAACAGAAGACAAATCTGTCCCTCGAGGAAAATGGAGAAACTGAAGATAAGGGTGAAGAGGAGCAAGGAAATGGGACAAATCAG GTGTCTCCACAGTCTGAAGACAGCGTCGAGAAAGCCAGCCCTGACCGACCTCATCACCCTTATCATGACAATGGAGTATCAGTCCGCCATATCGTTACAGAGATTGAAGCCATAAGCCACCCTGCCTCCTGCCTCCctactccctcctcctcctcttcctccccctcttcctcttcctcactcCTTCCATCCTCCTACAGTCCTCAGCTAATCCGACCAGAACATCTGATGGAGGCAGAGACTTCAGAAGTCACGCACGGCTCTCTAACTCCACCTTCCCAGCCACAGTCTCCCTCCATGCTGCCGTGCGATTGGCCGGCAGGCTCGGTACGGCGAGCCACAAAGCAGCTGGAGCAGAAGCTGAGGCAGGAAATGGGGAAGGCTGCATCTCAGCGATCTCCGGTGCACTCCCCCAGTGCTGAACACCCTCCTGTCAGACTGTTCCTGTGTCCCCTGAGCACTGAACATCCTCCCCTTCACTTCCCTCAGGACTGCACAGAAGAAAGTATCACTCAGGGAGAGATCACGGCCGGATCTGCTATGTCCAAAGATAGAGAAAAGCATAAAGAGTCACAAACAGAGCTCAACTCCTCAGACACGGACCACCTCCCTGACCCTTCATGCTCCCCCAAATCAAATATCAGCCAATCCTCTGGTGCTATTCTTATCAATATGCCAACATCCATAGATAGCCATATGCTGACATCATCACTGGCCTCTACTAGTCCGTTAGAAGACTTATCTCTAGATTCCTCAGCCCAGTCCCAAAGACAGAGCCAGCTCCACAACCAAAGCCAGCAACATCTGACCCCGCCTCAGGGCTGTTATAACCAAATAACTCTGGATGGGGTTACAGTGCAGGAGTCAGACACAGATGTGAGGCTGGAATCCTGTCCCCAGGGCGAGCGAGGGGGCTGTGATCCCGGCTGTGACGCCGAGAGCAGGCTGGCTCATGGCAGCCAGGAACTGGAGAGGATTCAGCAAACACTAAGAGAGCTGCAGGCTTTCCTCCATGAGGGTGTCTGCCTGGAGACGACAGACAGCGAAGATTACGAACTGGGGCAGCCTCAGGGCCTGAGAGACTCAGTTATGGACACAGAGCCAGGATCTTGTAAAGGGGGAAGTTCTGAACAAACCCCTCCAGGCCTGGAAGTAGGGCAGAGGCTCCGAGAGAGACAAGAGGGGAAGAGTTTTCTGGAGCCGATAGTGTGGCACAGAGCCATGGAGCTTGAGGCTCGTATCCGCCAGGCGGGCCTCACCCCTCCTTCTTTCATGAAGAGGTCGGCCTCCTTAGCTAAACTGGACTGTCTGGAGCTCTCAGCCAATGACCTCAGCGACTTAGATTTGAGGCCACACACCAGGACGACATCATCACACTCCCAGGACTCTTTCTCTTTGTCGACATCTCATCCCGACGACACCTGGAAAAAGCAGAAGGTGTTGGCTCAAAACAGTCTGTCCCGTGGCGCCAGGGATCTCGACGAGTCATTGTCATCACCGTCCCTCTGCTTCTCCTCTGCCCCTCATCAATTCCCAAAAGAGGACACGGGCGAGAGGGACGAGCCAGAAAGCAGCGGGAGCGGCACATCCGCTACAACACGTCAGCAGGGGAGGGGACACTCATCTAGACGGTCTCACAAAGGCTCTGCTGAGAAAAAGCAGCGAGCCGTCACTGTGCTATACAATACCATGTAA